In Pseudokineococcus lusitanus, one genomic interval encodes:
- a CDS encoding ABC transporter substrate-binding protein has translation MAAAALAAALTLTSCYAVQDTITTVDRTDAVGEPLGDTPVREGGDLVMGLSAEPDALDPTTSSSLYTRYVMASICEKLYDLDAEGELVPQLATDLPTVSEDGLQVDIPVREGVVFADGTPFDAEAVATTLQRHLDLPDSSRRSEMGPITAIEALDATTVRLTYETPFAPITAALADRAGMIMSPTALDELGEDFGTSPTCVGPFRFAERVPQTEIVVERDPGYYAADEVHLDSITYRIMTDASIRSANLRSGDVQVADTISTQDADAMTRESGLTLLQSGSLGYQAVTFNIGNVDGTGEPPGEIDTPEAQDVRVRDAFSRAVDREALVATVFNGWFDAACSPISPDSPFSTPASEACPEHDPEASLDLLREAGVETPLRIDMQISNTPDSLRLGQALQASVQAGGFDLEIVPVEYSTLLDVQTRGDFRMLQLGWSGRVDPAANTSNFLSTGAGNNYSGYSDEDMDALLAEASQATDQAARAETYGRVVEKVQEDDPVVYLYRQRNLTGHTDEVAGVQTFADGVVRLSRAAFVADDDTVEER, from the coding sequence GTGGCCGCGGCCGCGCTGGCCGCCGCGCTGACGCTGACCTCCTGCTACGCCGTCCAGGACACGATCACGACCGTCGACCGGACGGACGCCGTCGGCGAGCCGCTGGGCGACACGCCGGTCCGCGAGGGCGGCGACCTCGTCATGGGCCTGTCCGCCGAGCCGGACGCCCTCGACCCGACGACGTCGTCCTCGCTCTACACGCGCTACGTCATGGCGTCGATCTGCGAGAAGCTCTACGACCTCGACGCCGAGGGCGAGCTCGTCCCGCAGCTGGCCACCGACCTGCCGACGGTCTCCGAGGACGGGCTGCAGGTCGACATCCCCGTCCGCGAGGGCGTCGTCTTCGCCGACGGCACGCCCTTCGACGCCGAGGCCGTCGCGACGACGCTGCAGCGCCACCTCGACCTGCCGGACTCCTCGCGCCGCAGCGAGATGGGGCCGATTACGGCGATCGAGGCGCTCGACGCCACGACCGTCCGCCTCACCTACGAGACGCCGTTCGCGCCCATCACCGCGGCGCTCGCCGACCGCGCCGGGATGATCATGTCGCCGACGGCCCTCGACGAGCTGGGCGAGGACTTCGGCACCTCGCCGACCTGCGTCGGGCCCTTCCGCTTCGCGGAGCGGGTGCCGCAGACGGAGATCGTCGTCGAGCGCGACCCCGGCTACTACGCCGCCGACGAGGTGCACCTCGACTCGATCACCTACCGGATCATGACCGACGCCTCGATCCGCTCGGCCAACCTCCGCTCGGGCGACGTGCAGGTGGCCGACACCATCTCCACGCAGGACGCCGACGCGATGACCCGCGAGAGCGGGCTCACGCTCCTGCAGTCCGGCTCGCTCGGCTACCAGGCGGTGACCTTCAACATCGGCAACGTCGACGGCACCGGGGAGCCGCCCGGCGAGATCGACACCCCCGAGGCGCAGGACGTCCGCGTGCGGGACGCGTTCTCCCGCGCGGTGGACCGCGAGGCCCTCGTCGCCACGGTCTTCAACGGCTGGTTCGACGCCGCCTGCTCGCCGATCAGCCCGGACAGCCCCTTCAGCACCCCGGCGAGCGAGGCGTGCCCCGAGCACGACCCCGAGGCGTCGCTCGATCTGCTGCGCGAGGCCGGCGTCGAGACGCCGCTGCGCATCGACATGCAGATCTCCAACACGCCCGACTCGCTGCGACTGGGCCAGGCGCTGCAGGCGTCGGTGCAGGCCGGCGGCTTCGACCTCGAGATCGTCCCCGTCGAGTACTCGACCCTCCTCGACGTCCAGACCCGCGGTGACTTCCGGATGCTCCAGCTCGGCTGGTCCGGCCGCGTCGACCCCGCCGCCAACACCTCGAACTTCCTGTCCACCGGCGCGGGCAACAACTACTCCGGCTACTCGGACGAGGACATGGACGCGCTCCTCGCCGAGGCATCCCAGGCCACGGACCAGGCCGCCCGCGCCGAGACCTACGGCCGCGTCGTCGAGAAGGTCCAGGAGGACGACCCCGTCGTGTACCTCTACCGCCAGCGCAACCTCACCGGGCACACCGACGAGGTGGCCGGCGTCCAGACCTTCGCCGACGGCGTCGTCCGGCTGTCCCGCGCCGCCTTCGTCGCGGACGACGACACCGTCGAGGAGCGCTGA
- a CDS encoding ABC transporter ATP-binding protein translates to MPEKVFGPPLLEVRGLTVTYRTGAEEVPAVVDVDLTVREGERVAVVGESGSGKSTTAAALIGLLPGSGRVAAGTISFAGEDVTHASDARLLRLRGREVGLVPQDPMSNLNPVMRVGAQVEEVLRAHGLATGRAAKDRAVELLGLAGIPDAARRARQYPHEFSGGMRQRVLIAIALACEPRLLVADEPTSALDVTVQRQILDHLEHLTEAAGTSMLLVTHDLGLAADRADTVVVMSRGRVVESGPAARLLTDPQHEYTRRLVAAAPSVSAARAQVRTAARPDRDAVPRRHDTADGVPVLRVEDVTKTYRVRGRGAGDVTAVDGVSFAVPAGTTTAVVGESGSGKTTLSRMALGLEAPTSGRLLVGDDVVGEATGARRRAVRRAMQPVFQDPYASLDPTMSVERLVDEPLRVFGEGDRASRRRRVGELLDQVSLPRDAAQRRPAELSGGQRQRVAIARALAVEPRLVVLDEAVSALDVLVQDQVLQLLHELQEDLGVAYLFITHDLAVVRQVAHAVAVMRRGRLVEHGPVDAVMGAPREEYTRELLAAIPGADFYAARAG, encoded by the coding sequence GTGCCCGAGAAGGTCTTCGGCCCGCCGCTGCTCGAGGTCCGCGGGCTGACGGTGACGTACCGCACCGGTGCCGAGGAGGTGCCGGCCGTCGTCGACGTCGACCTCACCGTCCGCGAGGGCGAGCGCGTCGCCGTCGTCGGGGAGTCCGGCTCCGGCAAGTCGACGACGGCGGCGGCGCTCATCGGGCTGCTGCCCGGCAGCGGCCGGGTCGCCGCGGGCACCATCTCCTTCGCCGGCGAGGACGTCACGCACGCCTCCGACGCGCGGCTGTTGCGGCTGCGCGGGCGCGAGGTCGGTCTCGTGCCGCAGGACCCGATGAGCAACCTCAACCCCGTCATGCGCGTCGGCGCGCAGGTCGAGGAGGTGCTGCGCGCGCACGGCCTCGCCACAGGCCGGGCGGCCAAGGACCGCGCCGTCGAGCTGCTCGGGCTCGCCGGCATCCCCGACGCCGCCCGCCGCGCCCGGCAGTACCCGCACGAGTTCTCGGGCGGCATGCGGCAGCGCGTCCTCATCGCCATCGCCCTGGCCTGCGAGCCGCGGCTGCTCGTGGCGGACGAGCCCACGTCCGCGCTCGACGTCACCGTGCAGCGGCAGATCCTCGACCACCTCGAGCACCTCACCGAGGCGGCCGGGACGTCGATGCTCCTCGTCACCCACGACCTGGGGCTCGCCGCCGACCGCGCCGACACCGTCGTCGTCATGTCCAGGGGGCGGGTCGTCGAGAGCGGTCCTGCCGCACGGCTGCTCACCGACCCGCAGCACGAGTACACGCGGCGGCTCGTGGCGGCCGCGCCGAGCGTCAGCGCCGCGCGGGCGCAGGTGCGCACGGCCGCGCGCCCCGACCGCGACGCCGTCCCCCGCCGTCACGACACCGCGGACGGCGTCCCCGTGCTGCGCGTCGAGGACGTGACGAAGACCTACCGGGTCCGCGGGCGCGGCGCGGGCGACGTCACCGCCGTCGACGGCGTCTCCTTCGCCGTCCCCGCCGGGACGACGACGGCCGTCGTCGGCGAGTCCGGCTCCGGCAAGACGACGCTGTCCCGCATGGCCCTCGGCCTCGAGGCGCCGACGTCGGGGCGGCTGCTCGTCGGCGACGACGTCGTCGGGGAGGCCACCGGCGCGCGCCGCCGCGCGGTGCGGCGGGCGATGCAGCCGGTCTTCCAGGACCCCTACGCGTCGCTCGACCCGACGATGAGCGTCGAGCGGCTCGTCGACGAGCCGCTGCGCGTCTTCGGCGAGGGCGACCGGGCGTCCCGGCGCCGACGGGTCGGCGAGCTGCTCGACCAGGTGTCCCTGCCGCGCGACGCCGCCCAGCGCCGCCCGGCCGAGCTGTCGGGCGGGCAGCGCCAGCGCGTCGCCATCGCCCGTGCGCTGGCGGTCGAGCCGCGCCTCGTCGTCCTCGACGAGGCGGTCTCGGCGCTCGACGTCCTCGTGCAGGACCAGGTGCTGCAGCTGCTGCACGAGCTCCAGGAGGACCTCGGCGTCGCGTACCTCTTCATCACCCACGACCTCGCGGTGGTCCGCCAGGTCGCGCACGCGGTCGCCGTCATGCGCCGGGGCCGGCTCGTCGAGCACGGGCCGGTCGACGCCGTCATGGGCGCCCCGCGCGAGGAGTACACGCGCGAGCTGCTCGCGGCCATCCCCGGCGCCGACTTCTACGCGGCCCGCGCGGGGTGA
- a CDS encoding gamma-glutamyltransferase family protein codes for MSPSPSSAFVTPPTAAEQPTRPTLQGTFGMAASTHWIASSTAMSVLERGGTAVDAACAAAFVLHVVEPHLNGPGGDVTGLVATADGAPPQVLMGQGPAPAAATPEHFRAEGLDLVPGAGALAAAVPGAVDAWLVLLRDRGTWEVADVLAYAVGYARHGHPVLARVGATITGVAELFAEHWPTSAALWMPGGVAPTAGASIENPAYAAVLERLVDAGRGRPSREARVDAARAAWGEGFVAEAVDAFVRAPHRHASGTDHAGVLRGDDMAAFSAGFEDAVTLDVMGVTVAKTGAWGQGPVLLQALALLEGFDPADVDPSTPDGAHVVLEALKLALADRDCWYGDPGPDEEQVPLATLLSPAYTAERRALVGDAASHELRPGSPDGRTPFVPPLRETYDAGAAGGAAGEPTVARSGSTRGDTCHLDVVDRWGTVVTATPSGGWLQSSPTIPELGFCLGTRLQMTWLEEGSPSTLRPGRRPRTTLTPTMLLRDGVPVAGLGSPGGDQQDQWQLTYLLRTLLGGYTPQQAIDAPALHTTSMAGSFWPRTWTPGGAVVEDRLGEEVVGSLERRGHVVTRAGGWTLGRLSVVTRDPATGLLQAAANPRGDQGYAVGR; via the coding sequence ATGAGCCCCTCCCCGTCCTCGGCCTTCGTCACGCCGCCCACCGCGGCCGAGCAGCCCACCCGGCCGACGCTGCAGGGCACCTTCGGGATGGCCGCCTCGACGCACTGGATCGCCTCGTCCACCGCCATGTCGGTGCTCGAGCGCGGCGGCACGGCCGTCGACGCCGCGTGCGCCGCGGCCTTCGTCCTCCACGTCGTCGAGCCGCACCTCAACGGCCCCGGCGGCGACGTCACCGGGCTCGTGGCCACCGCGGACGGCGCCCCGCCGCAGGTCCTCATGGGGCAGGGCCCGGCCCCGGCCGCCGCGACGCCGGAGCACTTCCGCGCCGAGGGCCTCGACCTCGTGCCCGGAGCCGGGGCGCTGGCCGCCGCCGTCCCGGGCGCCGTCGACGCGTGGCTCGTGCTGCTGCGCGACCGCGGGACGTGGGAGGTGGCCGACGTCCTCGCGTACGCCGTCGGGTACGCCCGCCACGGGCACCCGGTGCTCGCCCGCGTCGGCGCCACGATCACCGGTGTCGCCGAGCTCTTCGCCGAGCACTGGCCGACGTCGGCCGCGCTGTGGATGCCCGGAGGGGTCGCGCCGACCGCGGGCGCGAGCATCGAGAACCCCGCGTACGCCGCGGTGCTCGAGCGGCTCGTCGACGCCGGCCGCGGCCGCCCCAGCCGCGAGGCGCGCGTCGACGCCGCCCGCGCCGCGTGGGGCGAGGGCTTCGTCGCCGAGGCCGTCGACGCCTTCGTCCGCGCGCCGCACCGGCACGCCAGCGGCACCGACCACGCCGGGGTGCTGCGCGGCGACGACATGGCCGCCTTCTCCGCCGGCTTCGAGGACGCCGTGACGCTCGACGTCATGGGCGTCACCGTCGCCAAGACGGGCGCCTGGGGCCAGGGACCCGTGCTGCTGCAGGCGCTCGCGCTGCTCGAGGGCTTCGACCCGGCCGACGTCGACCCCTCGACGCCGGACGGCGCGCACGTCGTCCTCGAGGCGCTCAAGCTCGCGCTGGCCGACCGGGACTGCTGGTACGGCGACCCGGGGCCGGACGAGGAGCAGGTGCCGCTGGCGACGCTGCTCTCCCCCGCGTACACGGCCGAGCGGCGGGCGCTCGTCGGCGACGCCGCGAGCCACGAGCTGCGCCCCGGCTCGCCCGACGGGCGCACGCCCTTCGTGCCGCCGCTGCGGGAGACGTACGACGCCGGCGCGGCGGGCGGGGCCGCGGGCGAGCCGACGGTCGCCCGCTCCGGCTCGACCCGCGGCGACACGTGCCACCTCGACGTCGTCGACCGCTGGGGCACCGTCGTCACCGCGACGCCGTCCGGCGGGTGGCTGCAGTCCTCGCCGACCATCCCCGAGCTGGGCTTCTGCCTCGGCACGCGGCTGCAGATGACGTGGCTCGAGGAGGGCTCGCCGTCGACGCTGCGACCGGGCCGGCGCCCCCGGACGACGCTGACGCCGACGATGCTGCTGCGCGACGGCGTCCCCGTCGCGGGCCTCGGCTCCCCCGGCGGCGACCAGCAGGACCAGTGGCAGCTGACGTACCTCCTGCGCACGCTGCTCGGCGGGTACACGCCGCAGCAGGCGATCGACGCGCCCGCGCTGCACACGACGTCGATGGCCGGCTCGTTCTGGCCGCGGACGTGGACGCCGGGCGGCGCCGTCGTCGAGGACCGGCTCGGCGAGGAGGTGGTCGGGTCGTTGGAGCGGCGCGGCCACGTCGTCACCCGCGCCGGCGGCTGGACGCTCGGGCGCCTGTCGGTCGTCACCCGCGACCCGGCGACGGGCCTGCTGCAGGCCGCGGCCAACCCCCGCGGTGACCAGGGCTACGCGGTGGGGCGGTGA
- a CDS encoding NAD-dependent epimerase/dehydratase family protein, whose product MGRHVVVGKGPVGSAVAQVLVREGHEVVVLSRSGGTSTAQVRHVAVDAADGAALAAATGRADALYNAVNPKDYTRWAREWPPVAAALLRAAEESGAVLAVMGNLYGYGRPDGPMTASTPLAATDAKGRLRARMWRDALAAQEAGRVRGVVEVRASDFVGAVPTPQSHLTRQLATLRRGGRAWVVGDPDALHSWTYVPDVAELLVRVATDASTWGRAWMVPSGDPRSQRQALTDVAAAMGARTPRVSGMPWPVLRAVGLAVPQMGEIVGIRHQWDGDFVLDATETTAVLGLTATPWDEAVRATVAGPAEAPASTTR is encoded by the coding sequence GTGGGACGTCACGTGGTGGTGGGCAAGGGGCCGGTCGGGTCCGCGGTCGCGCAGGTGCTCGTGCGGGAGGGGCACGAGGTCGTCGTCCTGTCCCGTAGCGGCGGCACGTCGACGGCGCAGGTGCGGCACGTCGCCGTCGACGCCGCGGACGGCGCGGCGCTCGCCGCGGCGACGGGGCGGGCGGACGCCCTCTACAACGCGGTGAACCCGAAGGACTACACGCGCTGGGCGCGCGAGTGGCCGCCGGTCGCGGCGGCGCTGCTGCGGGCGGCCGAGGAGAGCGGCGCCGTCCTCGCCGTCATGGGCAACCTCTACGGGTACGGCCGGCCCGACGGCCCGATGACGGCGTCGACGCCCCTCGCCGCCACCGACGCGAAGGGCCGTCTGCGGGCGCGGATGTGGCGCGATGCGCTCGCCGCGCAGGAGGCCGGCCGCGTGCGCGGCGTCGTCGAGGTCCGCGCGTCGGACTTCGTCGGCGCGGTCCCGACGCCGCAGTCGCACCTCACCCGGCAGCTCGCGACGCTGCGGCGCGGCGGCCGGGCGTGGGTGGTCGGCGACCCCGACGCCCTCCACAGCTGGACGTACGTGCCCGACGTCGCCGAGCTCCTCGTCCGCGTCGCCACCGACGCGAGCACGTGGGGCCGGGCGTGGATGGTCCCGAGCGGTGACCCGCGCTCGCAGCGGCAGGCCCTCACCGACGTCGCCGCGGCGATGGGCGCACGGACGCCGAGGGTCAGCGGGATGCCGTGGCCGGTGCTGCGGGCCGTCGGCCTGGCGGTCCCGCAGATGGGCGAGATCGTCGGCATCCGGCACCAGTGGGACGGCGACTTCGTCCTCGACGCCACCGAGACCACCGCGGTGCTCGGGCTCACGGCGACGCCGTGGGACGAGGCGGTGCGGGCGACGGTCGCCGGCCCGGCGGAGGCGCCGGCGAGCACGACCCGCTGA
- a CDS encoding ABC transporter permease gives MGRYLFHRAWQSLVTLVLASVVVFLGVRALPGDPALALAGEEATPEQLAAVRAELGLDQSLPVQYGRYVGQLLSGDLGESSRTGQPVADLVATTLPVTAWLSLYALVVAVVLGVGAGVVAAVKRGRWQEWAVSTTSVVLLSVPSFWIGILAVLVLAVWAGLFPASGYVSPLEDPLRALWHLTMPAFVLGTAIAAVVMRQTRASMLETLSADFVRTARAKGLSSRRVLGRYALRNSLVVVVTVVGLQLGGLISGAVVTERIFGLPGLGRLTLDAVFTRDYAVIQAVVVLVTAFYVVINLAVDALYSLLDPRVRVDA, from the coding sequence GTGGGCCGCTACCTCTTCCACCGCGCGTGGCAGTCGCTCGTCACGCTCGTGCTCGCGTCCGTCGTCGTCTTCCTCGGCGTGCGGGCCCTGCCCGGCGACCCCGCGCTGGCGCTGGCCGGCGAGGAGGCGACGCCGGAGCAGCTCGCCGCCGTCCGCGCCGAGCTGGGGCTCGACCAGTCGCTGCCCGTCCAGTACGGCCGCTACGTCGGCCAGCTGCTGAGCGGCGACCTCGGTGAGTCGAGCCGCACCGGCCAGCCCGTCGCCGACCTCGTCGCGACGACGCTGCCCGTCACCGCGTGGCTGTCCCTCTACGCGCTCGTCGTCGCCGTCGTCCTCGGCGTGGGCGCGGGCGTCGTCGCGGCAGTGAAGCGCGGCCGCTGGCAGGAGTGGGCGGTGTCGACGACGTCCGTCGTCCTGCTCTCCGTGCCGAGCTTCTGGATCGGCATCCTCGCCGTCCTCGTCCTCGCCGTGTGGGCGGGCCTGTTCCCCGCGTCCGGCTACGTGTCCCCGCTGGAGGACCCCCTGCGCGCCCTGTGGCACCTGACGATGCCCGCCTTCGTGCTGGGGACGGCGATCGCCGCCGTCGTCATGCGCCAGACCCGGGCGTCGATGCTCGAGACCCTCTCGGCCGACTTCGTCCGCACCGCCCGCGCCAAGGGGCTCTCCTCGCGCCGGGTGCTCGGCCGGTACGCGCTGCGCAACAGCCTCGTCGTCGTCGTGACGGTCGTCGGCCTGCAGCTCGGCGGCCTCATCTCCGGGGCCGTCGTCACCGAGCGGATCTTCGGCCTGCCGGGCCTCGGGCGGCTGACGCTCGACGCCGTCTTCACCCGCGACTACGCGGTGATCCAGGCGGTCGTCGTCCTCGTGACCGCCTTCTACGTCGTCATCAACCTCGCCGTCGACGCGCTGTACTCGCTGCTCGACCCGCGCGTGCGGGTGGACGCCTGA
- a CDS encoding ABC transporter permease, with amino-acid sequence MAAEQPATPAAVGGTPDVPTPTAGDGLGGGRGRVLRKVLGDAKGVVGLVLLALVVLGALLAPVLAPYGPTEVNFETPFQRPLTVGYLLGTDDLGRDVLSRILFGLRASLQVGLLAVGLAVVVGVPLGLVAGWWKGVDAVVSRLTDLLLAFPFLIIAVGLAAIGGASLGNAAVALGIAAVPTMVRVVRAETLRVRSRPFVDAARTMDASGPRILATHVLPNAGSAIIVQATIIMPTAVIGEALLSFLGLGIQPPTPSLGIMLSDAQQYLLRAPSAAVLPGVAIAVICLGFNLLGDALRDALDPLTVPARRRRRGKAAAR; translated from the coding sequence ATGGCCGCCGAGCAGCCGGCCACCCCGGCGGCCGTCGGCGGGACCCCAGACGTCCCGACGCCGACCGCCGGCGACGGGCTCGGCGGCGGCCGCGGCCGGGTGCTGCGGAAGGTCCTCGGCGACGCGAAGGGTGTCGTCGGCCTCGTGCTCCTGGCGCTCGTCGTCCTCGGCGCACTCCTGGCGCCGGTCCTCGCGCCGTACGGGCCGACCGAGGTGAACTTCGAGACGCCGTTCCAGCGGCCGCTCACCGTCGGGTACCTCCTCGGCACCGACGACCTCGGCCGGGACGTCCTCTCGCGCATCCTCTTCGGTCTCCGCGCGTCGCTGCAGGTGGGTCTGCTCGCCGTCGGCCTCGCCGTCGTCGTCGGGGTGCCCCTGGGCCTCGTCGCGGGGTGGTGGAAGGGCGTCGACGCCGTCGTCTCCCGGCTCACCGACCTGCTGCTGGCCTTCCCGTTCCTCATCATCGCCGTGGGCCTCGCGGCCATCGGCGGCGCGAGCCTCGGCAACGCCGCGGTCGCCCTCGGCATCGCCGCGGTCCCGACGATGGTCCGGGTCGTCCGCGCCGAGACGCTGCGGGTGCGCTCGCGCCCCTTCGTGGACGCCGCGCGGACGATGGACGCCTCCGGGCCGCGCATCCTCGCGACGCACGTCCTGCCCAACGCAGGCTCGGCGATCATCGTCCAGGCGACGATCATCATGCCGACGGCCGTCATCGGCGAGGCCCTGCTGTCCTTCCTCGGCCTGGGCATCCAGCCGCCCACCCCGAGCCTCGGGATCATGCTGTCGGACGCCCAGCAGTACCTCCTGCGCGCGCCGTCGGCCGCCGTCCTGCCGGGCGTGGCGATCGCCGTCATCTGCCTCGGCTTCAACCTCCTGGGCGACGCGCTCCGCGACGCGCTCGACCCCCTCACCGTCCCCGCCCGGCGTCGCCGCCGGGGGAAGGCAGCCGCCCGATGA
- a CDS encoding Ig-like domain repeat protein, with protein sequence MDRHHQTVVRAARAGACALLAAALLPPVTAVAAPTPPTAGTAQAVLAGRVVELGAEHAPPAPADGATPSAAPADAEGHPHAGDHPHDHTHAPGTPAHDHAHTHAPGTPAHGHAPLAVPRGLRLDDGTFVGVAGLEASDAANGEEVRLVVDVPVAVEDAVADAAGARRLEAARELPAAAGSPVADAVVEAAAAEGVTLTTEPSTVQVTDEAPAPVLAEAVSPPRPVTVAVVDMGSGGEHVPTDAELTSMVRQASDYWSDQSAGRVTFALAGTPARYASTLRCDQGWDLFTEAKDRTRWGGGAREHLLLVLLDEDGKGCSYGVGSVGWDVGTGGVTYLANSHDVSLTAHELGHNLSLDHANAVECTADARQDFVGAAAPAPCREQEYGDALDVMAAANWHPGALAAMSRARIGFLDAEERRSVTASGTTVVDLAPLAGAAGAGVKDLSVTDPRSGVVYRLENRQAVGRDQGRLDMWHATSGLRVLRAQKDSRASLALDATPTTRQGWDVDVDRALPHGRVWRSASGGVEVRTTALAGGHVRATVSLARDGEDHGPRATPVTVTAGTADGGPLDAATRAVLDVRLGGGATDGTVTVTAGARTPATAPVTGGAARVTLPLLPGGTHDLVVAYDGGTGAAPGSTGLTLEVARVATTTAARLLTPATATRAAVVEASVRVPAPPGATASGVAATGEVTVRVGDRVVAAGPASTTGRTVTLPLLPVGAHDVVVSYAGDRSTLPSATTLRVVVAKDAATLDVDPPSSPTTAGGQAVVARVSAGGGPATGVVRLVVDGRTTTKVALADGEARLLLPRLPAGAQTVSVSYDGTAGTSPVAEQLTLDVARSAGTTTARPAATTVTAGRTSTVAVTVTSPAGTPTGEVVLKNAAGRVVARATLSGGRATLTQPALRRGTHRFAVEHVGDVATAPSRSAAWTVTVR encoded by the coding sequence GTGGACCGACACCACCAGACCGTGGTGCGCGCCGCGCGGGCCGGGGCGTGCGCCCTGCTCGCCGCCGCGCTCCTGCCGCCCGTGACGGCGGTCGCCGCCCCGACGCCGCCCACGGCGGGCACCGCGCAGGCCGTGCTCGCCGGCCGCGTCGTGGAGCTGGGGGCCGAGCACGCGCCGCCCGCCCCTGCCGACGGGGCGACGCCGTCCGCCGCCCCCGCGGACGCCGAGGGACACCCGCACGCCGGCGACCACCCGCACGACCACACCCACGCACCGGGCACCCCCGCGCACGACCACGCCCACACCCACGCCCCGGGCACCCCCGCGCACGGCCACGCGCCCCTCGCCGTCCCGCGGGGTCTGCGGCTCGACGACGGCACCTTCGTCGGCGTCGCCGGGCTCGAGGCGTCGGACGCCGCCAACGGCGAGGAGGTGCGCCTCGTCGTCGACGTCCCCGTCGCGGTCGAGGACGCCGTCGCCGACGCCGCCGGCGCGCGCCGCCTCGAGGCCGCGCGGGAGCTCCCCGCGGCCGCGGGCTCGCCCGTCGCCGACGCCGTCGTGGAGGCGGCTGCCGCGGAGGGCGTCACGCTGACCACCGAGCCGTCGACGGTGCAGGTCACCGACGAGGCGCCGGCGCCCGTCCTCGCGGAGGCCGTGTCGCCGCCGCGCCCGGTGACCGTGGCCGTCGTCGACATGGGCAGCGGCGGCGAGCACGTCCCCACCGACGCCGAGCTCACCTCGATGGTCCGGCAGGCCTCGGACTACTGGTCCGACCAGAGCGCCGGCCGCGTCACCTTCGCCCTCGCCGGCACGCCGGCCCGCTACGCGTCGACCCTGCGCTGCGATCAGGGCTGGGACCTCTTCACCGAGGCGAAGGACCGCACGCGCTGGGGCGGGGGCGCGCGCGAGCACCTCCTGCTCGTCCTCCTCGACGAGGACGGCAAGGGCTGCAGCTACGGCGTCGGCAGCGTCGGGTGGGACGTCGGCACCGGCGGCGTCACCTACCTCGCCAACAGCCACGACGTCTCGCTCACCGCCCACGAGCTGGGCCACAACCTCTCGCTCGACCACGCCAACGCCGTCGAGTGCACCGCCGACGCCCGCCAGGACTTCGTCGGCGCCGCCGCCCCGGCGCCCTGCCGCGAGCAGGAGTACGGCGACGCGCTCGACGTCATGGCGGCCGCGAACTGGCACCCCGGCGCGCTGGCCGCGATGAGCCGCGCCCGCATCGGCTTCCTCGACGCCGAGGAGCGCCGCTCCGTGACGGCGAGCGGCACGACGGTCGTCGACCTCGCCCCGCTCGCCGGGGCCGCCGGCGCCGGCGTCAAGGACCTGTCGGTCACCGACCCGCGCAGCGGCGTCGTCTACCGCCTCGAGAATCGCCAGGCGGTCGGCCGCGACCAGGGACGCCTCGACATGTGGCACGCCACGTCGGGGCTGCGGGTGCTCCGGGCGCAGAAGGACTCCCGCGCGAGCCTGGCGCTCGACGCCACCCCGACGACCCGGCAGGGCTGGGACGTCGACGTCGACCGCGCCCTCCCGCACGGCCGGGTGTGGCGCAGCGCGAGCGGGGGCGTCGAGGTGCGCACGACCGCCCTCGCCGGCGGCCACGTCCGCGCGACCGTGAGCCTCGCGCGCGACGGCGAGGACCACGGCCCCCGCGCGACGCCGGTCACCGTGACCGCCGGGACGGCCGACGGCGGCCCGCTCGACGCCGCCACGCGCGCCGTCCTCGACGTCCGGCTCGGCGGCGGTGCCACCGACGGCACCGTGACGGTGACCGCCGGCGCCCGCACGCCGGCGACCGCCCCGGTCACCGGCGGGGCCGCCCGCGTCACGCTCCCGCTGCTCCCGGGCGGGACGCACGACCTCGTCGTCGCCTACGACGGCGGCACGGGCGCGGCACCGGGCTCGACCGGGCTGACGCTCGAGGTCGCCCGCGTCGCGACGACGACGGCCGCCCGCCTGCTGACCCCCGCGACCGCCACGCGCGCCGCGGTCGTCGAGGCGTCGGTGCGCGTCCCCGCGCCGCCGGGTGCGACGGCGAGCGGCGTCGCCGCGACCGGTGAGGTGACCGTCCGGGTCGGCGACCGCGTCGTCGCCGCCGGTCCCGCGTCGACCACCGGGAGGACGGTCACCCTGCCGCTGCTGCCCGTCGGGGCCCACGACGTCGTCGTCTCCTACGCCGGCGACCGCTCGACCCTCCCGTCCGCGACCACGCTGCGCGTCGTCGTCGCCAAGGACGCCGCCACGCTCGACGTCGACCCGCCGTCCTCCCCGACCACGGCGGGAGGCCAGGCGGTCGTCGCCCGGGTCAGCGCCGGCGGCGGGCCGGCCACCGGCGTCGTCCGGCTCGTCGTCGACGGCCGGACGACGACGAAGGTCGCCCTCGCGGACGGCGAGGCGCGCCTGCTCCTGCCGCGCCTGCCCGCGGGCGCGCAGACGGTGTCGGTCTCCTACGACGGCACGGCCGGCACGAGCCCCGTCGCCGAGCAGCTGACGCTCGACGTCGCCCGCTCCGCCGGCACGACGACGGCACGTCCCGCGGCGACCACCGTCACCGCCGGCCGCACCTCGACCGTCGCCGTCACGGTCACCAGCCCCGCCGGCACCCCGACCGGCGAGGTGGTCCTCAAGAACGCCGCCGGCCGCGTCGTCGCCAGGGCCACGCTCTCCGGCGGCCGCGCGACGCTCACCCAGCCCGCGCTGCGCCGCGGCACCCACCGCTTCGCCGTCGAGCACGTCGGCGACGTCGCCACCGCCCCCAGCCGCTCGGCGGCGTGGACGGTGACCGTGCGCTGA